TTACGATTTCTTGATATACTTCATCTCTGTATATTTTTATATCTCTTGCTGCCTCAAAACCAAGCTTTATACTCCCATTGTTAATTTCAACAAGAGTCATTTTAATTTCTTTATCACCAATTTTTATGATAATTGATTCACCAGTTTTTCGAGACAGTATAAGCAAAGTTAGTCACCATCTTTTTGAACAGAAAGCAGTTCAGAGTTCCTCTCCATTTCTTCCACTAAATAATGTCTAATCTTGTAATTGTTATTTTCAATCAAAAACTGCAACCCTTTATTGTTTTTTTTGGATATAATAATAGGAGCAGCCAAATTTATTGTTATATCATCTTTGTTTTGTGGGATAGTCAAAATACTTAATATAACAGCATCTTCAGGATCTTCTAATTGAAGATATGCCACTATATCTTCTGGTAAAACTACTTCATAATCATTTCTAATGAGTTTTGGAAAAGTTACAGGAAAAGCCACGTTTTTATCTTCTAAAGAAACAAGCCACATGATTGGATAAGTTGATTCTAATTCAATTATAGCAAATTTTTTGTGACTTTCAAAACCAGGTATTCCGTACTCAAAAGTAATTATTTTTTCTGTATCTATTTTAACATTTCCAAGTTTAGTTTCAAAATCTTTTATCATTCTCTAAAAACCTCCTTATAAAAAATCAGCTAAGGTCGGAGGAATAATATTTCCTGCCGCTTGTAAAGCAGCTTGCAAAACACTTTGTTGTATAGATAAATCCATAATAACTTGAGCAATGTCTGCATCGGCTTCGTTAGACAAGAACTCAGTTGAAAATATATTAAACTCTTCCATTCTATTTGAAGTCATATCAAGAAGTCTTTGAGTTCCTCCTACTTTTGCTAAAGAATTAAGTGCTTTTGACTGAATTTCATCAATGTTACCCAATTCTTGTTGAATAGCCTCGCTTGTGCCGGATCCAATTGCCTGTGACAGTCTATTTATTATTCCGAAAGCTGAAGCGCCACTATCCGTGACAAAAACATCGTATACAGTTAATCCATATACAACTTCTTGGGAGCCTATTGATATTTTTTGTCTTAAATTTGCTTCGGAAGGAGTCAATATTTTAAAGTCATCTGACACAACCGGAGAGTTGTTTTGAGCACCACCAAATATGTAATTTCCACTAATTTGAGTGTTGGCTATAGAAACCAAATGTGTGTTAATTTTATTTAATTCTTCCGAAATAGCCATCCTATCATCGTTATTTAAAGAACCGTTTGATCCTCGAACAGCCAATTCTTTTATTCTTAAAAATACAGTACTAATTTCTTGAATTGAAGAATCATACATATTAACATAATTTTTTGCCATTTCCACGTTAGTTTTGTACCTTTCAATCTCCCGTATCCGACTATCAAGATTTGAAATTCTTGTTGCTACAGCTGCGTTATCTGAAGGATATCTAACCTTTTTACCTGAAGTAAGTTGAGAACTTAAATCACTATATCTCTTTAAAACATATTGAATATCTTTAAGAGCTTGCTTATTTAAAAGATTTTCAGTAATTCTCATAATATTTCCTCCCTCATCTTCCTACTGTGCCTAAATTGTTGATCACAGTTCCGAGCATTTGATCTATGGCTGTAATAACTCTTGCTGAAGCATTAAAAGCTTGTTGATATTTTATAATATTAGCCATTTCTTCATCTATTGAAACCCCCATTACTCTTTCTTTTTCAAGGCTTATTTGAGAATTTAAGGTTTCACTGTTTAACCGCATTTTATATGCATTTTCACCTTTAACTCCCATATCCGTTATTATATTTGCTAAAAAATCCGAAAATCCTATTCTACCATTATCTAATATGCTAAGGTTTTTTAATTTTGAAATTTCGTTCCATACGCTAACATTGCCAGGACCTGTAGGATAGTAGTTTGAACCATCATAATAACCTAAATCAATTGCTAATAAAGAAGGATTACTTTTTAAATTTTGAGAAACATTGATTTGATTGATTATCCCTATGGTATTGTCTATTCTCAACAAATCAGCTTTAGAAAAACGTTCTTCGATATTTTGAGGAGACATATTTGGAGAAATCAGCGTGATTATGTTATTTGAGGTAGTTTCAATTAAACCTAATGCTTTAAATAAATTTTCCGGACCTTTAATAGTAACGTTTTGCATATCAAAATCAATGAAATTACCTGCTCTTAAAATAAACTTTCCTTGTGGAGTAATCGATGCGGTAACTCCGGTATTTGTAGCATTTATTTTATCAATTAAATCATATATATTGTCTTTTAAAGGATTAATTTCTATTCTTATTCCATTTATACTCATTTCTAAAGTATTATGTGAACCTAACAAATTATTTAGTGTAGGTTGTGAAATATCTAAGGCGTCAAGAGTAATTCTTTGAGCTTCCATTTGCGAGAGAGAGCCTTCAACATCATTTAAAACAATAGTGTTTAAATCGTAATTTGGAACTTTTTCTGTTGGAACAATATAAATATAACCGTCATTTTCAAAAGCTTTCAAATAACCTCCCGCATTAGAATTTATATTGTCTACTAACTCTGTTTCATTTGAAAAATTTATATTATAATCGTTTCCATTAACCACGAAACTCAAACTTCCAGGTATGACATTGTTTACATCAATCTTGTACGCCCCAACTTCTTTCTTTGCAAAACCATACTGTTTAAAAAAGGAACCGTCTAAATCAAGGATAAGTTTGTCTTCCAAAGGAGAAGTACTCTCTAAGTATATTGCATTATTTGTAGGATCATAATTTACAGAAATTGGAAGAGATGATCCTGATAAAACATCTGATGACGAAATAGAAAAAATATTAAAAGGGGTATTAGGATCTGTTAAATCAATTAGCGGATCATTATAAAAAGTCTTGTTACTTGTAACGTAGTTAATATTTGCTGAATGAAAAACATCGACGTTACCTGCTATTCTGAATAATCGCGAATTTTCAAAACCTGTTTGTGTACTAATATCCGTAAAAAATTGAGCTCCTTTTATAGTTCCTGTAGCATCCCATCCTTCTTTATATATAAGGTTTGTAGTATCGACTAAATATAATCCAAACTCATCCAATTGTTTTCTATACGAAGGTATTATTTCATCTCTTAATTCAAAAAGAGCTTTCATTTTGCCGTCTCCAAATGTTAGCGGGCTGTTTCCAACGTATGCTTGATAATAATCCCCTGTTTGCGGTAAGGTTTCTAAATGTATTTTTTGATAATGCGAACCATTTAGAATCACTTTATCTCCTATACTCAAAGACATTTGACCATTTGCAAGAGTAGTTATTCTAATATCAGATAGTTCTGCTAATTGATCTAATAATCTATCTCTTTCGTCTAATAAATCATTAGGACTGCCTCCGATTGTACTTACTGTCAAAATTTTTTGATTGAGATCTGCGATTCTTTCTAAGTTACCATTTATTTGATCAATTCTGAGTTTAATTTCGCTATTTATATCATTTGCGAGTTCTTGTAATCTATAATCAAGGTCTTTCATTGTATTTATCAATTCATCAGCTCGAAAAACGATTTGAGCTTTAGCAGCTTCATTTGAAGGATCTGATTTTAATTCTTCAATAGAAGCCCAAAAAGAATCGTACATATTTCTTAATCCTGTTTCTCCTGGTTCACCAAAAAGTTGTTCAATATAATGTATATTTGAGTAAATATTTTCCCAATATTGTAAGCGTGCCGATGTTTCTCTAAATTGTAAGTCTAAAAATTCATCCCTAATCCTTTGGATATCAGCAACAGTTGCACCTGTACCAAAAGATAAAGAGCGTCCTGAACCTCCCATACTACTTAAATAAATAGGCGGATTTGTTACCATTACAGGAGTTTGTCTTGAAAATCCCGGAGTATTTGCATTAGCAATATTGTGTGCGGTTACACTCATCGCAACTTTGTTTGTATAAACTCCCAACAATCCTGTATTCAACATGCCATACAGAGTCATCGCACACATTTTAACCCCTCCAACTTTTAGTAGAAATATTACTGTCTTTATCTTTTCCCGTATTAGTATATGTTTTTCCATGAGTTAATGAAGCAGGATTCAATATTTTATAAATAAAATCGTTTAAATTTGTTTGAAAAACAATTATATCGTTTAATAGATTTATTTCATCCATTAATTCTTTTACATTTAAAACCAACTGAGAAAGCAAGAGCGCCGTTTTATAATCTTTTTTTGTAAAATATTCCATCAAAGATTCTATATTATTGTCTATATTTTCATCTCTACATAAATTTAAAACTACTTCATTCCTCAAATTTTCAATTTTTCTAAAATCATTAGCGAGAACTTCGATTTCTAAAAGTTTATTATTAACTTCTTTTACAGCGGCTTTTTTTGTAATATTTTCTCGCAATTCTATAAAAGCTTGTTTTAATTGATTTAGTAATGAATTTTGCAAATCTAAAATACCCTTAAACTCATCTAAGTTAGAAATGAGGGTCACCACCTTTTTATTCAAGCATTTTGTTCACAATTTTCTCAACATCAATTTGATATGAGCCATTTTCAATTGCTTCTTTTAATTTAGCAACAATATCCTCTCTTATTTCTGGAATCTCTTTTGATAATTCTACATATCTTTTAGAATTTCCTGTAATGTTATAAACATTTTCTTGGTTGTAATCTCTTAGTAATTGTTTTTCGTTTGTTTTTTTAGTGTTGGCTTCATTAATTTTATTAAAATTGTTGTTCCCCATGGGATTAATGTTATTTATATCCATTATTTTTCCTCCTTTCGTCTAATTTATATGCACTTTAGAAATTATGGAACTTCTATTTTAATTTCTTTAACCTTTTCGGTACAAGTACCGAAGGAGAGGAAGAGGGCTCCGCCCTGGACCCGTTATAAATTCAAATGCTTATTTTCTGAAAATTTTCATTTCTAAAGTTCCTATTTAATTTATATGCACTTTAGAAATTTTATCAATATTTTAGTCCCAAGTTTTTATAGAAGATCTCTACGGTTCTAAGTTTTACTAATTGTCTATTTTTTAACTTCTTGAGACTTGTACCAAGAAGAGAAAGGGGCTTTGCCTCGATCCACTTTAAATTCCAAAACTAATTTCTAAAGTTATCTAATTTATTATCGACTCAAAATAGGTTTTCATTAGAAAAATTTTTAAAGACAAAAACAGATTTCAAAAAAACTGTTTCTTAATATAATCTCAAAAATAGTATTTATAAATTTACTTATTTTTTAATTTTAGATTGATATAATAATCTTAGGAGAATCTAAAAAAGTTTTGGTCAGAGACCTTCTTTTTAGTTTTGGAATTTCTAAAATAAGTAGAAATAAGAATTAATAAATACTTTAGAAATGGGAATTTTTGAAAAATAGAATTTTGATTTTATAACGGGTCCAGGGCGAAGCCCTCTCCCTCTCTCGGTACAAGTACCGAGTAACTTAAAAAATAAACAATTTGTCAAAATTATATAAAGACTTTAAAATAGAGAACTTTTGAAAAATAAGCTTTTTATGGGTCCAGGGCGGAGCCCTCTCCACTCTCGGTACAAGTACCGAATNNTAAAATGGAGAACTTTTTAAAAGTAATCTTTTGAATTTAAAAGTGGGTTCAGGGCGGAGCCCCCCTCACCTCCTTCGGTACAAGTACCGAAGAGCTAAAGAAATTCATAGTTAATAAGAATTAGATAGGTACTTTAGAAATGAAGTGTTTTTAATAGTAAGGTTTTGAATTTAAAACTAAAATATTGGCAAAACTTAGGTTTTGGAATTCCTAAAATGAGTAGAGATAAAAATTAAGAAAGGGAGGTAAATCAAGATGGAAGGTAGAATTCCTTTAATAGGAGAAAGGTTTCCAGAGATGACTGTAGTTACAACAGACGGTAAAAAAGAATTACCAAAAGATTATAAAGGTAAATGGTTAATTTTATTTAGTCACCCAGGAGATTTTACACCTGTTTGTACCACTGAGTTTGTTGAATTTGCGAAAAAGCATGATGAATTTAGAAAGATCAATACAGAACTATTAGGCCTTTCTATTGATCAAGTTCATGCACATATAAAATGGATGGAATGGATTAAAGAAAATGTTGGAGTAGAGATCACTTTTCCAATCATAGCCGATTCCCTGGGAAAAGTTGCAACAAAATTAGGTATGGTAGACCCTGAAAAAGGTTCTGCAACAGTTAGAGCTGTTTTTGTTATAGACCCTGAAGGAGTAATAAGACTTATTATGTATTATCCGTCAGAAGTTGGAAGAAACATTAATGAAGTATACAGAGCAGTGAAAGCTCTTCAACTTTCTGATAAACAGAAAGTAGTAGTTCCTGGTAACTGGCCTGAAAATTCTATATTAGGAAATAAAGTAATCATACCACCTGTGGCAACATACAAAGATGCTTTGGAAAGAAAAGCATCAAGTCAAGAAGGGTATGATTGGTGGTTTAAAGTAAAAGAAATAAAAGAATAAGAATTTTTCAATATGAACTGCACCTTAGGGGTGCAGTTTTTTTATGTTATAATAATTTTAAAGATCGCATTTATAGGAATTTTTTGTTAGATAAATTGGAAAATAAACGTGTGAATTTAAAAGCTGGCTCAGGGCGGAGCCCTCTCCCTTTCTCGGTACAAGTACCGAAGAGCTAAAAAAATAAACAATTTGTCAAAATTATATAAAGACTTTAAAATGAGGACTTTTTAAAAGTAAGATTTTGATTTTATAACGGGTTCAAGGCGGAGCCCCTTCCTCTCTCGGTACAAGTACCGAATAACTTAAAAAATAAACAATTTGTCAAAATTAGAGAAAGACTTTAGAAATGAGTTTTGGGTTTAAAGTTGGGTCCAGGGCGGAGCCCTCTCCTCCCCCTCGGTACAAGTACCGAAGAGCTAAAAAAATAAATAATTGGTCAAAATTAGATAAGGACTTTAGAAATGAGTTTTGGGTTTAAAGTTGGGTCCAGGGCGGAGCCCTCTCTCTCTCGGTACAAGTACCGAAGAGCTAAAGAAATAAACAATTGGTCAAAATTAGATAAAACTTTAAAATAGAAGACTTTTTAAAAATAGGGTTTTGAATTTAAAAGTGGGTCCAGGGCGGAGCCCCTCTCCCCTCCCTCTCTATACGTAGCGAAGAGTTTAAGGAAATTAAGAATTAAAATGAAACTTTAGAAATAATAATTTTCTTAAAATAGGGTTTTTAATTTAAAGCGGGTCCAGGGCGGAGCCCGCGCCCCCTCTCGGTACAAGTACCGAAAAAGTTAAAAAATTCAGATAAGGACTTTAAAAATGAGAACTTTTGGAAAATAAGTGTGTAAATTTAAAATGGGTCCATGGCAATTTCCAACGTGAGTAAAAAATAATTTTTTAAGGAGGAAATACAGATATATGAAAGAACAAAGATTAAACGAATTTTTAGATCTTATGCGAAAACAAAATATTCACCAAGTTATAATTACTTCCACTCCTTCTTTGTATTATTTTTTAGGAGAATGGATAGAACCAGGAGAACGCCTCCTTGCGTTTTATGTAAATATTTTTGGAGAAACAAAACTAATATTAAATGAAATGATAAAAATAACTAATTTGAAAGAAGTTGATATAATAAACTACTCAGATTCTCAAGATCCTATAATAATATTATCTCAGCTTATTAACAAAGACAAAACGATAGGAATTGAAGAACAGTGGAGATCAGGGTTTCTATTAGATTTATTAAAAATCATAGGAACAGTTTCTGTGTTTCAAAACATAACACCGTTAATAAGCAAGTTAAGAATGAAGAAGGATTCTGAAGAAATTGAACTTATGCAAGCTTCTTCAATTATAAACGATTCATCAATGGAGAAGGTTATAAGTGTAATTCCTGAGATGTTACCTGAGAAATACTTAGCAAAAGCAATTAAGAATATTTTTGAAAGAGAGGGCGCGGACGAAGTTTCTTTTGAGCCAATAGTAGCGTATGGAAAGAATGCTTCAGATCCTCATCATATCCCTCAAAATACAAAGATAAAAGATGGAGAAGCTGTATTAATAGATATGGGATGTATAAAAGATCATTATTGTTCTGATATGACAAGGACAGTTTTTTTTGGAAACCCTATAGAAACTTTAAAGAATATATATCAAATTGTTTTAGAAGCAAATTTGAAAGCTATAGAAAAAGTAAAACCTGGTGTTATGGCTTATGAAGTTGATGATGCTGCAAGAAGTGTTATAAATCAAAAAGGTTATGGCCAATATTTTATACATAGAACAGGTCATGGTGTAGGATTAGAAATACATGAGATGCCTTATATATCACAAAATAGTCAAATTATTCTTGAAGCTGGCATGATATTTTCTATAGAACCTGGTATATACTTACCTGGAGTTGGAGGAGTTAGAATCGAAGATTTGGTTCTTGTAACCGATGATGGATGCCGAGTTTTAAACAAGTTTCCAAAAGAACTTACAATAATATGAAAGCCTATAAATTTATGAAAAAATAAGAATTTAAAAGTGTCATAAAGTTTTAAGAATTTTTTATATGATATAATATTAATGAAAATAGAAAATTATAGATACTTTAGAAAATATAATTTTTAGAATTTTAAAATGAATAAAAATAAGAAATAGGGGGTGAATGAAATGAATAAACAAATGAATTTTGAAGAAATTTTGAACGAAATTTCAGAGTTACCTCCTAACTTTGCTGTTTCAACTGCTAATGCTATGATTGGGACTTTAGCAGCTACGTTAGGTGCTATGATTGCTAATCAGACAATAATTTCTAAAAAAGCTGTAGATTATGAGAATACTTTGGAGATGGCATTAGAAAATCTTTTGGAAATTAAGGAAAAACTTTTAAATTATGCAGAAAAATCTTCGCATAATGTTGAATCTTTTGAAAAGTCTGAAGACAAAGATAAAATTTTAAAAAACATTGTTATAAATTCTTTCAATGTTGCGAAGCTTAATTACAACATACTGAGAAATTGTTATGAAATTTACAAGTATGGGGATCCTAATTTAAAAGTGGAAGCAAAAAGAGTATGTTATATAGCCTGGGCTTGCTTGAACTCTGCTTTAATCTCTGTCAAAAGCAACTTGGAAAAGGTCAATAACGATGAGGAAAAAGAAAATATATCAAACGACTTGGTTGAATTCACAAATGAGGCTGATTCGTTAATAGAAGAATTAAAGGAGGAAATGCGTAATTAATGGACGAAGCTCCTATAAAATTCGAAATAAAACATATAGACAAATATACAGGTGCAAGAAGAGGACAAATTATTACAAAACACGGAATGATTGAAACCCCAGTTTTTATGCCTG
The genomic region above belongs to Petrotoga sp. 9PWA.NaAc.5.4 and contains:
- a CDS encoding Xaa-Pro peptidase family protein → MKEQRLNEFLDLMRKQNIHQVIITSTPSLYYFLGEWIEPGERLLAFYVNIFGETKLILNEMIKITNLKEVDIINYSDSQDPIIILSQLINKDKTIGIEEQWRSGFLLDLLKIIGTVSVFQNITPLISKLRMKKDSEEIELMQASSIINDSSMEKVISVIPEMLPEKYLAKAIKNIFEREGADEVSFEPIVAYGKNASDPHHIPQNTKIKDGEAVLIDMGCIKDHYCSDMTRTVFFGNPIETLKNIYQIVLEANLKAIEKVKPGVMAYEVDDAARSVINQKGYGQYFIHRTGHGVGLEIHEMPYISQNSQIILEAGMIFSIEPGIYLPGVGGVRIEDLVLVTDDGCRVLNKFPKELTII
- the flgL gene encoding flagellar hook-associated protein FlgL, which produces MRITENLLNKQALKDIQYVLKRYSDLSSQLTSGKKVRYPSDNAAVATRISNLDSRIREIERYKTNVEMAKNYVNMYDSSIQEISTVFLRIKELAVRGSNGSLNNDDRMAISEELNKINTHLVSIANTQISGNYIFGGAQNNSPVVSDDFKILTPSEANLRQKISIGSQEVVYGLTVYDVFVTDSGASAFGIINRLSQAIGSGTSEAIQQELGNIDEIQSKALNSLAKVGGTQRLLDMTSNRMEEFNIFSTEFLSNEADADIAQVIMDLSIQQSVLQAALQAAGNIIPPTLADFL
- a CDS encoding carbon storage regulator, with protein sequence MLILSRKTGESIIIKIGDKEIKMTLVEINNGSIKLGFEAARDIKIYRDEVYQEIVNQNKASVISDIDLAKEINKKINLQKEKQKFNG
- the flgK gene encoding flagellar hook-associated protein FlgK, producing MCAMTLYGMLNTGLLGVYTNKVAMSVTAHNIANANTPGFSRQTPVMVTNPPIYLSSMGGSGRSLSFGTGATVADIQRIRDEFLDLQFRETSARLQYWENIYSNIHYIEQLFGEPGETGLRNMYDSFWASIEELKSDPSNEAAKAQIVFRADELINTMKDLDYRLQELANDINSEIKLRIDQINGNLERIADLNQKILTVSTIGGSPNDLLDERDRLLDQLAELSDIRITTLANGQMSLSIGDKVILNGSHYQKIHLETLPQTGDYYQAYVGNSPLTFGDGKMKALFELRDEIIPSYRKQLDEFGLYLVDTTNLIYKEGWDATGTIKGAQFFTDISTQTGFENSRLFRIAGNVDVFHSANINYVTSNKTFYNDPLIDLTDPNTPFNIFSISSSDVLSGSSLPISVNYDPTNNAIYLESTSPLEDKLILDLDGSFFKQYGFAKKEVGAYKIDVNNVIPGSLSFVVNGNDYNINFSNETELVDNINSNAGGYLKAFENDGYIYIVPTEKVPNYDLNTIVLNDVEGSLSQMEAQRITLDALDISQPTLNNLLGSHNTLEMSINGIRIEINPLKDNIYDLIDKINATNTGVTASITPQGKFILRAGNFIDFDMQNVTIKGPENLFKALGLIETTSNNIITLISPNMSPQNIEERFSKADLLRIDNTIGIINQINVSQNLKSNPSLLAIDLGYYDGSNYYPTGPGNVSVWNEISKLKNLSILDNGRIGFSDFLANIITDMGVKGENAYKMRLNSETLNSQISLEKERVMGVSIDEEMANIIKYQQAFNASARVITAIDQMLGTVINNLGTVGR
- a CDS encoding cyclodeaminase/cyclohydrolase family protein, whose translation is MNKQMNFEEILNEISELPPNFAVSTANAMIGTLAATLGAMIANQTIISKKAVDYENTLEMALENLLEIKEKLLNYAEKSSHNVESFEKSEDKDKILKNIVINSFNVAKLNYNILRNCYEIYKYGDPNLKVEAKRVCYIAWACLNSALISVKSNLEKVNNDEEKENISNDLVEFTNEADSLIEELKEEMRN
- the flgM gene encoding flagellar biosynthesis anti-sigma factor FlgM — translated: MDINNINPMGNNNFNKINEANTKKTNEKQLLRDYNQENVYNITGNSKRYVELSKEIPEIREDIVAKLKEAIENGSYQIDVEKIVNKMLE
- a CDS encoding peroxiredoxin, giving the protein MEGRIPLIGERFPEMTVVTTDGKKELPKDYKGKWLILFSHPGDFTPVCTTEFVEFAKKHDEFRKINTELLGLSIDQVHAHIKWMEWIKENVGVEITFPIIADSLGKVATKLGMVDPEKGSATVRAVFVIDPEGVIRLIMYYPSEVGRNINEVYRAVKALQLSDKQKVVVPGNWPENSILGNKVIIPPVATYKDALERKASSQEGYDWWFKVKEIKE
- the fliW gene encoding flagellar assembly protein FliW, with translation MIKDFETKLGNVKIDTEKIITFEYGIPGFESHKKFAIIELESTYPIMWLVSLEDKNVAFPVTFPKLIRNDYEVVLPEDIVAYLQLEDPEDAVILSILTIPQNKDDITINLAAPIIISKKNNKGLQFLIENNNYKIRHYLVEEMERNSELLSVQKDGD